A single Notoacmeibacter ruber DNA region contains:
- a CDS encoding NAD(P)H-dependent flavin oxidoreductase, whose amino-acid sequence MVLPSVLQNLRLPVIASPMFIVSGPDLVIAQCKAGIVGSFPALNARPAEVLDEWLDRITTELAEHDEKNPDQPSAPFAVNQIVHKSNDRVMQDVEMCVKYKAPIVITSLGAVPEVNQAVHSYGGIVLHDVINTRFAKKALEKGADGLIAVAAGAGGHAGSLSPFALIQEIREFFDGPLALSGSIATGGAVAAAQAMGADFGYIGSTFIATDEANAVEGYKDMIVGSTGEEIVYTNLFTGIHGNYLRGSIEKAGMNPDDLPQSDPSKMNFGSGGNSKAKAWKDIWGSGQGIGAVKSRGPVSSYVDRLEQEYHAALDQLANNRPKRWR is encoded by the coding sequence ATGGTTCTGCCGTCCGTTCTGCAAAATCTGCGCCTGCCGGTCATCGCATCGCCGATGTTCATCGTTTCCGGACCGGATCTGGTTATAGCACAATGCAAAGCGGGCATCGTCGGCTCCTTCCCGGCGTTAAATGCGCGCCCTGCTGAAGTGCTGGATGAATGGCTCGACCGGATCACGACGGAACTGGCCGAGCATGACGAGAAGAACCCGGATCAGCCGTCCGCACCCTTCGCCGTCAACCAGATCGTGCACAAGAGCAATGATCGGGTCATGCAGGACGTCGAGATGTGCGTGAAATACAAGGCGCCGATCGTCATCACCTCGCTTGGCGCCGTGCCCGAGGTCAATCAGGCCGTTCACTCCTATGGCGGGATCGTCCTTCACGATGTCATCAATACGCGCTTTGCCAAGAAGGCGTTGGAAAAAGGGGCCGACGGACTGATCGCCGTCGCAGCCGGTGCCGGGGGCCATGCCGGCTCGCTTTCGCCGTTCGCCCTGATCCAGGAGATACGGGAATTTTTCGATGGCCCACTCGCCCTTTCCGGCTCCATCGCGACGGGCGGGGCCGTCGCAGCCGCGCAAGCCATGGGCGCCGATTTCGGCTATATCGGCAGCACCTTCATCGCCACGGACGAGGCCAATGCGGTCGAGGGCTATAAAGACATGATCGTCGGCAGCACCGGCGAGGAGATCGTCTACACCAACCTCTTCACCGGCATTCACGGCAACTATCTGCGCGGCTCCATCGAGAAAGCCGGCATGAATCCGGACGACTTGCCGCAGAGTGATCCGTCAAAAATGAATTTCGGCTCGGGCGGCAACAGCAAAGCCAAGGCCTGGAAGGACATTTGGGGGTCCGGTCAGGGCATCGGCGCCGTCAAATCGCGCGGCCCGGTTTCGTCATATGTCGATCGGCTCGAGCAGGAATATCACGCAGCGCTGGACCAGCTTGCGAACAACCGTCCGAAACGGTGGCGTTAA
- a CDS encoding DegT/DnrJ/EryC1/StrS family aminotransferase, giving the protein MLPFIDLAAQQTRIRERIDAAIGDVLDGGAYVLGPAVDAFEAELAAFCDAEHAISCANGTDALLLALMALEVTAGDAVFVPSFTFAATAEVVPCLGAVPYFVDIDPVTYNMDPESLKRCIEKAARDGMPLKAVIPVDLFGLPADMDAIEPIARENGMAVICDTAQGFGSRYNGRIAGGMGDLATTSFFPAKPLGCYGDGGAITTNNEQLAKTLRSLRNHGAGNDKYDNVHIGMNSRLDSIQAAILSVKLSIFAEEIDMRQEVAQRYAERLSDFVTAPTVPDGLVSTWAQYTVRLPEGTDRAELQAKLREAGVPTAIYYPIPLHRQTAYRHWPHDPAGMEATDAAANAVLSLPMHPYLKAEDQDKVADALKKALSA; this is encoded by the coding sequence ATGTTGCCATTCATCGATCTTGCCGCACAACAAACCCGCATTCGCGAGCGGATCGATGCCGCTATCGGCGACGTATTGGATGGTGGCGCCTACGTCCTCGGACCGGCAGTCGATGCGTTCGAGGCGGAACTGGCTGCGTTTTGCGACGCCGAGCATGCGATCTCCTGCGCCAACGGCACCGACGCCCTTCTGCTGGCTCTAATGGCGCTGGAAGTCACGGCCGGCGATGCGGTTTTCGTACCGTCCTTCACCTTTGCCGCGACGGCGGAAGTCGTTCCCTGCCTTGGTGCGGTCCCCTATTTCGTCGACATCGATCCCGTCACCTACAATATGGATCCGGAAAGCCTGAAACGGTGCATCGAGAAGGCTGCGCGGGACGGAATGCCGTTGAAAGCCGTCATTCCGGTCGACTTGTTCGGCCTACCCGCCGATATGGATGCGATCGAACCGATCGCGCGCGAAAACGGCATGGCGGTCATCTGCGATACGGCGCAGGGATTTGGCAGCCGGTATAATGGACGGATCGCTGGGGGCATGGGTGATTTGGCGACGACCTCCTTTTTCCCCGCCAAGCCTCTGGGCTGCTATGGCGATGGGGGCGCGATCACCACGAATAACGAACAACTGGCGAAGACCCTTCGCTCGCTACGCAACCATGGTGCCGGCAACGATAAGTACGACAATGTGCATATCGGCATGAACAGCCGGCTGGACTCCATTCAGGCCGCCATTCTCTCGGTCAAACTGTCGATCTTCGCCGAGGAAATCGACATGCGGCAGGAGGTCGCCCAACGATATGCCGAAAGGCTTTCGGACTTCGTCACCGCCCCGACAGTCCCGGACGGCCTCGTTTCGACGTGGGCGCAATATACGGTTCGGCTGCCGGAGGGCACCGATCGTGCAGAGCTGCAGGCGAAGCTGCGTGAGGCCGGCGTCCCAACGGCCATCTATTATCCGATACCCCTGCATCGCCAGACGGCGTATCGCCATTGGCCGCACGATCCGGCCGGCATGGAAGCGACGGATGCGGCAGCAAACGCGGTTCTCTCTCTGCCAATGCATCCATATCTCAAGGCCGAGGATCAGGATAAGGTCGCCGATGCGCTCAAAAAGGCCCTTTCGGCGTGA
- a CDS encoding DUF3750 domain-containing protein has protein sequence MRILRFLLLFILAIFVLPAAASLIHWELADRPASWRDADWGRSGLLPPAESQADAAIYVLAARTGGLKGALSVHSWLVTKDAGARHYDRYDKVGWGQPVRKNAYPADGRWYSNDPFIVTELHGAAAERQLAKVEAAVQSYPFNHVGDYRIWPGPNSNSFSAHILEEVPELRTALPSNAVGRDYRPGFFAIDVSEDRRDLHVTLGGLFGFAAGLRYGIELQFLGLVAGFDFADPAVKIPGWGRYSLPLS, from the coding sequence ATGCGTATCCTACGATTTCTCCTTCTCTTCATCCTTGCCATCTTCGTGCTCCCGGCTGCCGCCTCGCTCATACACTGGGAGTTGGCTGACCGTCCTGCGAGCTGGCGGGATGCCGATTGGGGCCGATCCGGCCTCCTTCCGCCCGCCGAAAGCCAGGCCGATGCCGCGATCTATGTTCTGGCGGCACGCACCGGCGGCCTCAAAGGCGCCCTGTCCGTGCATAGCTGGCTCGTCACGAAAGATGCGGGTGCGCGCCACTATGACCGCTATGACAAGGTGGGCTGGGGCCAGCCGGTACGAAAGAACGCCTATCCCGCCGATGGCCGCTGGTATTCCAACGATCCGTTCATCGTGACCGAGCTTCATGGCGCAGCGGCAGAACGGCAATTGGCGAAGGTCGAAGCGGCCGTTCAGAGCTATCCGTTCAATCACGTCGGTGACTACCGCATCTGGCCAGGCCCCAACTCTAACTCCTTCTCCGCCCATATTCTCGAAGAAGTGCCGGAGCTGCGCACTGCCCTGCCCTCCAATGCGGTGGGCCGCGACTACCGGCCCGGCTTTTTCGCAATCGATGTCTCAGAAGACCGGCGTGATCTGCACGTGACGCTCGGCGGCCTCTTTGGCTTCGCAGCGGGCCTGCGCTACGGAATCGAACTGCAGTTTCTCGGGCTCGTTGCAGGATTCGATTTCGCCGATCCCGCGGTCAAAATTCCTGGATGGGGACGCTACTCCCTCCCCTTATCGTAA
- a CDS encoding CbtA family protein, whose product MFTRLITSAVFAGAGAGLIAALLQLTFVQPVLLHAELYESGQLVHFGAEAVSAHPDLGGLDLMRDGLSVLFSMLLYTGYALLLLPLMAIAEQRGQSLDGKTGLIWGAIGFLVIQFAPGFTLAPEVPGVAAADVFARQFWWVGTVVAAGVAAGLIAFTRSWFAWIGAAVLLLAPHLIGAPEPESFAGPVPPEIAALFAARAFGVALVGWALLGAFAAYFWRTSAVHSPATQARSA is encoded by the coding sequence ATGTTCACACGTCTGATTACCAGCGCTGTGTTCGCTGGTGCTGGCGCAGGTCTGATCGCGGCCCTGCTCCAGCTCACTTTCGTGCAACCGGTTTTGCTGCACGCCGAACTTTATGAGTCTGGTCAATTGGTCCACTTCGGGGCAGAGGCGGTCAGCGCGCATCCCGATCTTGGTGGCCTCGACCTCATGCGCGACGGGCTCAGCGTGCTTTTCAGCATGTTGCTCTACACCGGCTATGCACTGCTTCTGTTGCCCCTGATGGCCATCGCCGAACAGCGGGGCCAGTCGCTCGACGGCAAGACCGGGTTGATATGGGGGGCCATTGGCTTTCTCGTCATCCAGTTCGCGCCAGGCTTCACCCTGGCGCCGGAAGTTCCGGGCGTTGCCGCTGCCGACGTCTTTGCCCGCCAGTTCTGGTGGGTCGGCACAGTTGTCGCGGCTGGCGTTGCAGCCGGCCTGATCGCCTTTACCAGAAGCTGGTTCGCATGGATCGGCGCCGCCGTCCTTCTGCTGGCTCCGCACCTTATCGGCGCGCCCGAGCCGGAAAGTTTCGCCGGGCCGGTTCCGCCGGAAATCGCAGCGCTTTTTGCGGCTCGCGCTTTTGGTGTGGCTCTGGTCGGTTGGGCGCTCCTCGGCGCGTTCGCCGCCTATTTCTGGCGAACAAGCGCCGTGCATTCGCCCGCGACCCAAGCCCGTAGCGCGTAG
- a CDS encoding amidohydrolase family protein — MTVDVLLKGGVLPNGQTTDIAISDGVIAAVEPTIDAEAGEVVDIAGDLVSPPFLDPHFHMDATLSYGQPRINASGTLLEGIALWGELKKEQTEEEIAERALRYCDWAVSMGLLGIRSHVDTSDDEAMKGVRALLSVRETVKPYLDLQLVAFPQDGFYRAPQARQNTLAALDMGVDVVGGIPHFERTMAEGRACVTELCEIAAERGLRVDMHCDETDDPLSRHIEQLAYETQRLGLQGRVVGSHLTSMHSMDNYYVSKLLPLMAEAEVAAVPNPLINITLQGRHDTYPKRRGLTRVPEMLAHGIRVAWGQDCVRDPWYALGTADMLDVAFMGLHVAQMTSPAAMRQCFDMVTSDTAAIMGLHDLGLEKGKRASLVVLDAGDPIEAIRLRPDRLLVMSNGKIIARKEKRKTALSVPGRPTEIDRRHSAG, encoded by the coding sequence ATGACGGTGGATGTTCTTCTCAAAGGCGGCGTTCTGCCAAATGGTCAGACGACGGATATCGCCATTTCCGATGGCGTGATCGCGGCCGTCGAGCCCACTATCGATGCTGAAGCCGGTGAAGTTGTCGATATCGCCGGCGATCTTGTTTCGCCGCCTTTTCTGGATCCGCATTTTCATATGGACGCAACGCTGTCTTATGGGCAGCCACGCATCAATGCGTCGGGCACCTTGCTGGAAGGCATCGCGCTATGGGGAGAACTGAAGAAGGAGCAGACCGAAGAGGAGATCGCAGAGCGGGCGTTGCGCTATTGTGACTGGGCGGTCTCGATGGGACTGCTCGGTATTCGTTCGCATGTCGATACGAGCGACGACGAAGCAATGAAAGGCGTCCGCGCGCTTTTGTCGGTGCGCGAAACCGTAAAGCCCTATCTCGATCTGCAACTCGTCGCATTTCCGCAGGACGGCTTCTACCGCGCCCCGCAAGCGCGCCAGAACACGCTGGCGGCGCTGGATATGGGCGTCGACGTCGTGGGTGGTATTCCACATTTCGAGCGCACAATGGCGGAGGGGCGGGCCTGCGTGACCGAGCTGTGTGAAATTGCGGCGGAGCGCGGCCTCAGGGTCGACATGCATTGCGACGAGACCGATGACCCACTCTCGCGCCATATCGAGCAACTGGCCTATGAGACGCAGCGGCTGGGATTGCAGGGCAGGGTGGTCGGCTCGCACCTCACATCCATGCACTCCATGGACAATTATTACGTCTCCAAGCTCCTGCCGCTCATGGCAGAGGCCGAGGTCGCTGCGGTGCCGAATCCGCTGATCAACATCACCTTGCAGGGGCGCCACGATACATATCCCAAGCGACGTGGCCTGACCCGCGTGCCCGAGATGCTGGCGCACGGTATACGCGTCGCGTGGGGGCAGGATTGTGTCCGCGACCCCTGGTACGCGCTCGGCACGGCAGACATGCTGGACGTCGCCTTCATGGGCCTCCACGTCGCCCAGATGACCAGCCCCGCGGCAATGCGGCAGTGCTTCGATATGGTCACGAGCGACACGGCGGCGATCATGGGGCTGCACGATCTTGGGCTGGAGAAAGGTAAACGCGCCAGCCTCGTCGTGCTGGATGCAGGCGATCCGATCGAGGCGATCCGCCTTCGCCCGGACCGCTTGCTCGTCATGTCGAATGGAAAGATCATCGCGCGAAAGGAGAAGCGGAAGACCGCTCTTTCCGTGCCCGGACGTCCCACCGAAATCGATCGACGACATTCGGCAGGTTAG
- a CDS encoding asparaginase yields MADNPVLVEVLRGEHVESRHRGAFVAMDGDGTTILSAGDLERPVFPRSAIKLIQALPLVESGAADHYELTDSELALSGASHSGEPGHVRTAAAMLSKAELTKNDLECGSHWPFDTGASRHLFCEGEEPNALHNNCSGKHAGFLCTCRQQGWPTGGYVGYDHPMQEAIRDAMTALTGAAHGPDNMAIDGCAIPTYAIALTAMAKGMAAMASGKGLGKERAAAANRLMSAAMAEPWHVAGSKRACTLMMQAGAGRLYIKTGAEGVYCGILPELGIGFALKCEDGTTRASEAMAAALVAKLLPDGDPLAQRLSAMARTPILTRKGDVVGEIRPTAALA; encoded by the coding sequence ATGGCAGATAATCCGGTTCTGGTGGAAGTGCTGCGCGGCGAGCATGTCGAAAGCCGCCATCGCGGTGCATTCGTCGCAATGGATGGTGACGGCACGACGATTCTTTCGGCAGGCGATCTCGAACGACCGGTCTTTCCCCGCTCTGCGATCAAGCTGATCCAGGCACTGCCGCTTGTGGAGAGCGGCGCTGCCGATCACTACGAACTGACCGATTCCGAACTGGCGCTCTCGGGCGCATCGCATTCCGGCGAGCCCGGCCATGTCAGAACCGCCGCCGCCATGCTGTCGAAGGCGGAGCTGACAAAAAACGACCTGGAATGTGGTTCGCACTGGCCTTTCGATACGGGCGCATCGCGCCACCTTTTCTGTGAAGGCGAAGAGCCGAATGCGCTTCACAACAACTGCTCGGGCAAGCATGCCGGCTTTCTCTGTACTTGCCGGCAGCAGGGTTGGCCGACGGGCGGTTATGTCGGGTACGACCATCCGATGCAGGAGGCCATTCGAGACGCGATGACAGCGCTGACCGGCGCTGCGCATGGGCCCGACAACATGGCAATCGACGGATGCGCGATACCGACCTACGCGATTGCCCTGACGGCGATGGCGAAAGGAATGGCGGCCATGGCGAGCGGGAAGGGCCTTGGCAAGGAGCGAGCCGCTGCGGCCAATCGCCTGATGAGCGCGGCAATGGCCGAGCCTTGGCATGTCGCCGGTTCGAAGCGAGCCTGTACGCTCATGATGCAGGCGGGCGCCGGACGCCTCTACATCAAGACGGGTGCGGAGGGTGTCTATTGCGGCATATTGCCCGAACTTGGCATTGGCTTTGCCCTGAAATGCGAGGATGGAACGACACGAGCTTCGGAGGCAATGGCGGCAGCCCTGGTTGCCAAACTCTTGCCGGATGGTGATCCGCTCGCCCAGCGCCTGTCGGCTATGGCGCGAACGCCGATCCTCACCCGCAAGGGCGATGTGGTGGGCGAGATCAGGCCAACTGCTGCGCTGGCCTGA
- a CDS encoding class I SAM-dependent DNA methyltransferase, whose product MTGEANSAPDDIEAGEAIDNEALAEAYELALSLEKTGERAGAIEAWRAVLALDPADHGGAAIRLAALGAEAPPRRMPDAYVETLFDQHASAFDDILVEQLGYTVPVLLAEALRKAAPGPYERGLDLGCGTGLTGGALSEFVTTFIGLDISEAMVAEADDRDVYDGLYVAEAEDFLENIGDAEDDFDLIVATDVLPYIGDPTRLFAGMARKARPSAVVGFSTESFEAGDGEAGYRVLPTHRYAHDPVYIAEELEKVGFELLYNPVITVRMEQGNPAPGYLFLARKN is encoded by the coding sequence GTGACAGGCGAGGCGAACAGCGCGCCCGACGATATCGAGGCGGGAGAAGCAATCGACAATGAAGCGCTGGCCGAAGCCTACGAACTTGCGCTCAGCCTCGAGAAGACCGGTGAACGTGCCGGCGCGATTGAAGCCTGGCGCGCTGTGCTGGCGCTTGACCCGGCCGATCATGGCGGCGCGGCAATTCGGCTGGCCGCGCTGGGCGCGGAAGCGCCTCCGCGCAGAATGCCGGACGCCTATGTCGAAACGCTCTTCGACCAGCATGCCTCCGCTTTCGACGACATCCTCGTCGAGCAACTCGGCTACACGGTGCCGGTTCTGCTGGCCGAAGCGCTTCGCAAGGCGGCTCCCGGCCCGTATGAACGGGGGCTCGACCTTGGTTGCGGAACGGGGCTGACGGGCGGTGCGCTCTCCGAATTCGTCACCACTTTTATCGGCCTGGATATTTCCGAGGCCATGGTGGCGGAAGCGGACGATCGCGATGTCTATGACGGCCTCTATGTGGCCGAGGCCGAGGATTTTCTCGAGAATATCGGCGATGCCGAAGACGACTTCGACCTGATCGTCGCAACGGACGTCTTGCCCTATATCGGCGATCCAACGCGCCTGTTCGCCGGGATGGCCAGGAAGGCACGGCCAAGCGCGGTGGTCGGTTTTTCAACCGAGAGCTTCGAGGCCGGCGACGGCGAAGCCGGCTACCGGGTTCTGCCGACCCATCGCTATGCGCACGACCCTGTCTATATCGCCGAAGAGTTGGAAAAAGTCGGCTTCGAACTGCTCTACAATCCGGTGATTACGGTGCGAATGGAGCAGGGCAATCCCGCGCCAGGCTATCTGTTCCTGGCACGGAAGAACTGA
- a CDS encoding D-2-hydroxyacid dehydrogenase: protein MAASQNPKIVFLDSDTFADFIERPRPDVAHDWTEYADTKAHETIERLKGATVAVTNKVPIGIDIIQELPDLRMIAVAATGYNIIGLEACRDAGIVVSNVRGYATDTLPEHVFALMLALRRNILPFRQDVIDGKWHEAEQFCFFDHSIHDLAGSTLGIVGSGSLGQAVARLGEAFGMNVLYAGRKGVAEPGQGRVPFDEMLRRADIITLHCPLTDETKGLIGDEEFAAMERCPILINTARGGVVDEEAAVRAVESGKVSGLGFDVLSEEPPRADNPLLAIADRPNVIITPHVAWASEAAQQEVWRQTVENIEAFLGGEPVRTVT, encoded by the coding sequence ATGGCCGCATCACAAAATCCGAAAATCGTCTTTCTGGATAGCGACACCTTCGCTGATTTCATCGAAAGGCCCCGGCCGGATGTTGCTCATGACTGGACCGAGTACGCGGACACAAAGGCGCACGAGACCATCGAGCGGTTGAAGGGAGCGACCGTCGCCGTCACCAACAAGGTGCCGATCGGCATTGATATCATCCAGGAGCTGCCGGACCTTCGGATGATCGCCGTTGCAGCGACCGGTTACAACATCATTGGGCTGGAAGCCTGCCGCGACGCGGGCATCGTGGTCTCCAATGTGAGAGGTTACGCCACCGACACCCTGCCGGAACATGTATTCGCTCTGATGCTGGCCTTGCGCCGCAATATTCTGCCGTTTCGGCAGGATGTGATCGATGGTAAATGGCACGAAGCCGAGCAGTTCTGCTTCTTCGACCATTCGATCCATGATCTGGCCGGCTCGACACTCGGCATTGTCGGGAGCGGAAGCCTTGGCCAGGCGGTCGCGAGGCTTGGCGAAGCCTTCGGTATGAACGTCCTCTACGCCGGACGCAAAGGCGTGGCCGAACCGGGGCAGGGCCGTGTGCCGTTCGATGAGATGTTGCGCCGCGCCGACATCATCACGCTTCATTGCCCGCTGACGGACGAAACGAAAGGCTTGATCGGTGACGAAGAGTTCGCGGCGATGGAGCGTTGTCCCATTCTCATCAATACGGCACGAGGCGGCGTGGTCGATGAGGAGGCCGCCGTGCGTGCGGTGGAAAGCGGCAAGGTCTCCGGCCTCGGCTTCGATGTGCTGAGCGAGGAGCCGCCGCGGGCGGACAATCCCTTGCTTGCCATCGCCGATCGCCCCAATGTCATCATCACTCCGCACGTGGCCTGGGCATCAGAGGCCGCGCAGCAGGAGGTCTGGCGTCAGACGGTTGAGAATATAGAAGCGTTTCTCGGTGGAGAGCCGGTGCGCACCGTCACCTGA
- a CDS encoding CbtB domain-containing protein, producing MIQNSTAVTSPVAATRSTSLIALALSAVLGLGVVFSVGLAQANALHDAAHDVRHANGFPCH from the coding sequence ATGATTCAGAACAGCACTGCGGTAACGTCGCCGGTAGCGGCAACACGGTCCACCAGCCTTATCGCCCTGGCACTTTCGGCCGTTCTCGGCCTCGGCGTGGTCTTTTCTGTCGGGCTGGCGCAGGCCAATGCGCTTCACGACGCAGCGCACGATGTCCGCCACGCCAACGGCTTTCCCTGCCACTAA
- a CDS encoding BMP family lipoprotein, whose translation MKRTILTLATLMASTALALAEPALVYDMGGKNDKSFNEAAFNGAERYKEETGNDYRDFEVQNEQQRGQALRRFAEDGNNPIVAIGFSQQAAIEEVAQEFPDTDFAIIDSVVDQPNVRSIVFKEHEGSYLAGIMAAMASESNKVGFVGGMDIPLIRKFACGYKGGVKSFNEDAEVIENMTGTTPAAWGDPVKGGELAKSQIESGADVIFHAAGGTGIGVLQAAADAGKLGIGVDSNQNMLHPGNMLTSMIKRVDNAVFDAFTEAESGEFDTGIVALGVKEDGVGVAMDENNKDVVTPEMMEAVDAAKAKIASGELEVHDYMADSNCPY comes from the coding sequence ATGAAACGTACGATCCTTACTCTCGCAACGCTGATGGCTTCCACGGCGCTGGCTTTGGCCGAGCCCGCTCTCGTCTATGACATGGGTGGCAAGAACGATAAATCGTTCAACGAAGCGGCTTTTAACGGCGCCGAGCGCTACAAGGAAGAAACCGGCAACGACTATCGCGATTTCGAGGTGCAGAACGAGCAGCAGCGCGGACAGGCGCTGCGCCGCTTTGCAGAGGACGGCAACAACCCGATCGTCGCGATCGGCTTCAGCCAGCAGGCGGCCATTGAAGAGGTCGCACAGGAATTTCCGGACACGGACTTCGCCATCATCGATTCCGTCGTCGATCAACCGAATGTCCGCTCGATCGTCTTCAAGGAGCATGAGGGCTCTTATCTCGCCGGCATCATGGCTGCGATGGCCTCTGAATCCAACAAGGTCGGCTTTGTCGGCGGCATGGATATTCCGCTGATCCGCAAATTCGCATGCGGCTACAAGGGCGGCGTCAAGAGTTTCAATGAGGACGCCGAAGTGATCGAGAACATGACCGGCACGACCCCGGCGGCCTGGGGCGATCCGGTCAAGGGTGGCGAATTGGCCAAGAGCCAGATCGAAAGTGGTGCGGATGTGATCTTCCACGCCGCCGGCGGCACGGGCATCGGCGTATTGCAGGCCGCAGCCGACGCGGGCAAACTCGGCATCGGCGTGGATTCCAACCAGAACATGCTTCATCCCGGCAATATGCTGACATCCATGATCAAGCGCGTGGACAATGCGGTTTTCGACGCGTTTACGGAGGCCGAATCCGGTGAGTTCGACACCGGTATCGTCGCGCTCGGCGTGAAGGAAGATGGCGTCGGCGTTGCGATGGACGAGAACAACAAGGACGTCGTGACACCCGAGATGATGGAAGCCGTGGACGCGGCCAAGGCCAAGATCGCGTCCGGCGAGCTTGAAGTCCACGACTACATGGCCGACAGCAACTGCCCATACTGA
- a CDS encoding cobalt-precorrin-5B (C(1))-methyltransferase, translated as MGSQPDQIPESTVGLRRGWTTGACATAAAKAAASALLGSGFLDPVTITLPGGQMPAFALAEEELGDGFAQAAIVKDAGDDPDVTHGALVRVTVRRAAGGAGIRFYAGAGVGTVTLAGLPIPPGEPAINPVPRRMIAETLAEIADLHGVAADFDVSVGIDGGEALAQKTMNPRLGIIGGLSVLGTTGIVVPYSCAAWIHSIHRGIDVARAAGFDHIGGATGDASERAMAQRCDFVMQQIIDMGDFVGGMLKYIRAHPVPKVTVAGGIAKMTKLAQGRLDLHSKHGRADLEALADLVREIGGGDEFVRRIAGSNTVAEAFSHATEAQLPLGDVLAERAWTTAAKVLRQGELQLLIFDREGALRGEKKMAGIDPAIL; from the coding sequence ATAGGCTCGCAACCCGATCAGATCCCGGAAAGTACGGTCGGCTTGCGCCGTGGGTGGACAACGGGCGCTTGTGCGACCGCCGCTGCCAAGGCCGCCGCCTCCGCGCTACTCGGTAGCGGCTTCCTCGATCCGGTCACCATCACCTTGCCGGGCGGCCAGATGCCTGCCTTCGCGCTTGCGGAAGAAGAACTCGGCGACGGTTTCGCTCAAGCTGCCATCGTCAAGGATGCCGGTGATGATCCCGATGTGACCCATGGCGCATTGGTGCGGGTGACCGTTCGTCGGGCCGCTGGCGGCGCTGGCATACGCTTCTACGCCGGTGCCGGGGTCGGCACGGTCACGCTTGCCGGTCTGCCGATCCCGCCGGGTGAACCGGCCATCAATCCTGTCCCCCGCCGGATGATCGCCGAGACTCTGGCGGAAATCGCAGACTTGCACGGTGTCGCAGCCGATTTCGATGTGTCTGTCGGTATCGACGGCGGCGAGGCCCTTGCGCAAAAGACCATGAATCCGAGGCTGGGCATTATCGGTGGCCTGTCGGTGCTGGGCACAACGGGAATCGTGGTGCCTTATAGCTGTGCGGCGTGGATTCACTCGATCCATCGCGGCATCGACGTGGCCCGCGCCGCGGGCTTCGATCACATAGGCGGCGCGACAGGCGATGCTTCGGAGCGTGCCATGGCGCAGCGGTGTGACTTCGTCATGCAACAGATCATCGACATGGGCGATTTCGTCGGCGGCATGCTGAAATATATTCGCGCGCACCCGGTGCCGAAGGTAACGGTCGCAGGCGGCATCGCGAAAATGACGAAGCTGGCCCAGGGGCGTCTCGACCTTCACTCCAAACATGGTCGGGCCGACCTGGAAGCGCTGGCCGATTTGGTGCGGGAAATCGGCGGTGGAGACGAATTCGTTCGGCGCATCGCCGGCTCCAATACGGTGGCAGAGGCCTTTTCACATGCCACGGAAGCCCAATTGCCGCTTGGTGATGTCCTGGCTGAACGCGCTTGGACAACCGCCGCGAAAGTTCTGCGCCAAGGCGAGTTGCAACTGCTGATCTTCGACCGCGAAGGTGCATTGAGGGGCGAGAAGAAAATGGCCGGGATCGACCCGGCCATTCTCTAG